The proteins below are encoded in one region of Lactuca sativa cultivar Salinas chromosome 3, Lsat_Salinas_v11, whole genome shotgun sequence:
- the LOC111920235 gene encoding ATG8-interacting protein 2: MADKEEGEETAPRGADWEVVSLTASTYAAAPSPDVKVKDPKDDEKSEVVDTDKSGTSDALFMSGHFVFPPSQHENLPLEREKTEIGDDDNDDVSESIKEEGEKSSAKDEDNWNISKLTESYGKRSDFEDATTLPGLEKEQSIYNSATFHYEPNIDDEDRVLVDSVESSDSSSSSDVLNVPKRMEDDDGSGVPYATWWKKHAVSLYSHAKEANTFWSIFISAAVMGLVIIGHQWQQERWQVLHHKWHSGVYDEKFGRMLGPLSRIKESIVGGNRRGFSIRGSTTRDH; this comes from the exons ATGGCAGATAAAGAGGAAGGGGAGGAAACAGCCCCACGAGGAGCTGATTGGGAAGTCGTATCACTAACAGCATCAACATATGCAGCTGCTCCAAGCCCTGATGTGAAAGTCAAAGACCCTAAAGATGATGAAAAGAGTGAAGTGGTTGACACAGATAAAAGTGGAACTTCAGATGCATTGTTCATGTCTGGTCATTTTGTCTTCCCGCCAAGTCAGCATGAGAATCTACCACTGGAACGTGAAAAAACAGAGATCGGTGATGATGACAATGATGATGTTTCAGAATCTATTAAAGAAGAAGGGGAGAAATCATCTGCTAAAGATGAAGACAACTGGAACATAAGTAAATTAACAGAGTCTTATGGGAAAAGATCAGATTTTGAAGATGCCACAACCTTGCCTGGTTTAGAAAAAGAGCAGAGTATTTACAATTCCGCCACGTTTCATTATGAACCAAACATAGATGATGAAGATAGAGTGTTGGTGGATTCTGTTGAATCTTCTGATTCTTCATCAAGTTCAGATGTTTTGAATGTTCCTAAACGTATGGAAGATGATGATGGATCTGGGGTTCCATATGCAACATGGTGGAAGAAACACGCTGTTTCTTTGTACTCTCATGCAAAAGAGGCGAATACTTTTTGGTCCATTTTTATTTCTGCTGCAGTTATGGGGCTTGTGATTATTGGTCATCAATGGCAACAAGAAAGATGGCAAGTTTTGCATCATAAGTGGCATTCTGGGGTGTATGATGAG AAATTTGGGAGGATGTTGGGGCCTTTATCCCGTATTAAAGAATCAATAGTAGGTGGCAACAGGAGAGGATTCTCGATTAGAGGTAGCACCACAAGAGACCACTAA
- the LOC111920224 gene encoding uncharacterized protein LOC111920224 produces MTSAFEKQTTLQEKEYFIRLNASIDCVRFLLLQGLAFRCHNEKEDSDNKGNFLELLQWLADRCDVVDRVVLKNAPKNAQMKCGEIQKDIVQACSDVILNVIMGELGNDFFAILVDESRDVSSLSLKATIYDMLSKRNLSPSRIRGQGYDGASNMSGAFNGLKTLIMNETKSAHFVHCFAHQLQLVLVFVAKNHTTVNDSFDVVSRLLNIIGSSYKRRAKLRKKQEDKVMEALAEGELESGTGLNQEVGIKRSSDTRWGSHFASLLNIQTIYASICDVLEDLGEFDSDRDRRAEAIRILKWLKSFDFVFCLHLMIDILGVTDHLNTLLQRNDQDIINAMNQVSSSKKAIQEIRDIGWEPLLEKVTLFCAKNEVKVVDLEDEYFNGYSRRRVDVFNEVIDMQLQELNQRFNEANTNLLLCIACLCPSGSFKAFDLEKIMKMASLSPEEFPTEYDLRVLEVELGNYIKDMREDERFNDLKSIGDLAKKMVEEKKHIIFP; encoded by the exons ATGACGTCTGCTTTTGAGAAACAAACTACTTTACAAGAGAAAGAATATTTTATTCGTTTGAATGCTTCAATTGATTGTGTTAGGTTCCTACTTCTGCAAGGGTTAGCATTTCGTTGTCACAACGAGAAAGAAGACTCGGATAATAAAGGTAACTTTCTTGAATTATTACAGTGGTTAGCCGATCGATGTGATGTTGTAGATCGTGTTGTGTTAAAAAATGCCCCAAAAAACGCACAAATGAAATGCGGTGAAATCCAGAAAGATATTGTGCAAGCATGTTCAGAtgtaattttaaatgttattaTGGGTGAGCTTGGAAATGATTTTTTTGCAATTTTAGTAGACGAGTCACGTGATGTGTCAT CTTTGTCACTAAAGGCTACCATTTATGATATGCTTTCAAAACGGAATTTGAGTCCTAGTAGGATTAGAGGACAAGGCTATGATGGTGCTAGCAATATGAGTGGTGCATTCAATGGATTAAAGACTTTGATTATGAATGAAACAAAATCTGCACACTTTGTTCATTGTTTTGCTCACCAGTTACAGTTAGTCCTAGTGTTTGTTGCAAAGAATCACACGACGGTTAATGATTCTTTTGATGTGGTTTCTCGGCTGTTAAATATTATTGGATCTTCTTACAAACGACGAGCTAAGTTAAGAAAAAAACAAGAAGATAAAGTTATGGAAGCATTGGCTGAAG GTGAGCTTGAGAGTGGTACCGGTTTGAATCAAGAAGTCGGTATTAAACGATCGTCTGATACTCGATGGGGTTCTCATTTTGCATCTTTATTAAATATCCAAACCATATATGCTTCCATTTGTGATGTACTTGAAGATCTTGGTGAATTTGATAGTGATCGTGATCGTAGAGCTGAAGCAATTCGCATCTTAAAATGGTTAAAATCGTTTGATTTTGTGTTTTGTCTACATTTGATGATTGATATCTTGGGAGTGACGGATCATTTGAATACACTACTACAAAGAAATGACCAAGATATCATAAATGCCATGAATCAAGTAAGTAGTTCAAAAAAAGCAATTCAAGAAATTAGGGATATAGGATGGGAACCACTTTTAGAGAAAGTTACTTTGTTTTGTGCTAAAAACGAAGTTAAAGTTGTGGATTTGGAAGATGAATATTTTAATGGATACAGTCGTCGCAGAG TTGATGTATTCAACGAAGTGATTGATATGCAACTTCAAGAGCTGAACCAACGCTTTAATGAAGCAAACACGAATTTACTTCTTTGTATTGCTTGTTTGTGCCCAAGTGGATCTTTCAAAGCCTTTGATTtagaaaaaataatgaaaatggcTTCACTTTCTCCGGAAGAGTTTCCTACAGAATATGATCTTCGAGTTCTTGAAGTGGAACTTGGAAATTACATTAAAGATATGCGAGAAGATGAACGATTTAATGATTTGAAGAGTATTGGAGACCTTGCCAAAAAGATGGTTGAAGAAAAGAAGCATATAATATTTCCTTAG
- the LOC111920233 gene encoding AT-rich interactive domain-containing protein 1 isoform X1: MAGWSKLADGSALDCFRTLEEIHKIGVSIKCGEFDTKFTKSFNQIVSRFSKEICQNNCFTPFPPMLRDGKPIDLLTLYLCVREKGGYESVSRYGIWDLVAKEIGFNSSDSAYLKVVYLKYLESLEQWFCKIVKDKDSVNNSDMNFDPRKFFLDVEMKDYNEFVDTSVKKESEVIDLENIVERFDVEENESSKKRKRERYLPLLDWVKRVAKDPCDPAIGIIPERNKWKAYGGEHVWKQVLSAREARLLQLDLDSKAKVIWQKKNHMHPAMYEDRTEKSTSRFSQRLITAKETQSIPPSRKPPTQDSPESSSGSPSDRDRDEEHSFYGCNLKRKRTPLGRSFQAKLPELPEPDYSPDSKWLGTQIWPLQKGETRSSLLELDRIGKGRQDSCGCQFQGSLECVKFHISEKRNRGKLELGSAFYKWKFNEMGENVAISWTLDEEKKFEEIIKSTPSSSGRSFWDELKRNFKNKSMRAMVSYYFNVYLLRRRAHQNRSDPNNIDSDDDELEKIENEANKNETGSILCSPKKVHLNAR; this comes from the exons ATGGCAGGGTGGTCAAAGCTAGCAGATGGGTCTGCATTAGATTGTTTTAGAACCCTAGAAGAGATTCACAAAATTGGGGTTTCTATAAAATGTGGTGAATTCGACACTAAGTTCACTAAATCATTCAATCAAATTGTTTCTAGGTTCTCAAAAGAGATCTGTCAAAATAATTGTTTCACACCCTTTCCCCCAATGCTTAGAGATGGTAAACCTATTGATTTGTTGACGCTTTATTTGTGTGTGAGAGAAAAAGGTGGATACGAGAGTGTTTCCAGATATGGGATTTGGGATTTGGTAGCAAAAGAAATCGGGTTCAATTCGAGTGATTCTGCATACTTGAAGGTGGTTTACTTAAAGTATCTTGAGTCATTggaacaatggttttgtaaaattGTTAAAGATAAAGATTCAGTGAATAATTCAGACATGAATTTTGATCCTCGGAAATTCTTTTTGGATGTTGAGATGAAAGATTACAACGAGTTTGTTGATACAAGTGTGAAGAAAGAATCAGAAGTTATAGATTTGGAGAATATTGTTGAAAGATTTGATGTTGAAGAAAATGAGTCGAGTAAAAAGAGGAAAAGAGAAAGATATTTGCCATTGTTGGATTGGGTGAAAAGAGTGGCAAAAGACCCTTGTGACCCTGCAATTGGGATTATACCTGAAAGGAATAAATGGAAGGCTTATGGAGGTGAACATGTTTGGAAACAGGTTTTATCAGCTCGTGAAGCAAGACTTTTGCAACTTGATCTTGATTCCAAGGCTAAAGTTATATGGCAG AAAAAAAATCATATGCATCCGGCAATGTACGAAGACCGAACAGAAAAGTCAACATCAAGATTCAGTCAAAGGCTCATTACAGCTAAAGAAACCCAATCAATCCCCCCTTCAAGAAAACCCCCAACACAAGATTCCCCTGAGTCATCTTCGGGCAGCCCGAGTGACCGTGACCGAGATGAAGAACATTCGTTCTACGGTTGCAACTTAAAGCGAAAACGCACCCCATTAGGCCGCTCATTTCAAGCCAAACTGCCCGAACTGCCCGAACCCGATTACTCACCCGACTCCAAATGGCTGGGCACCCAAATTTGGCCCTTACAAAAAGGCGAAACAAGAAGTAGTTTGCTCGAGCTTGACCGAATCGGAAAGGGCAGGCAAGATTCATGTGGCTGCCAGTTTCAAGGCTCGTTAGAATGCGTAAAGTTTCATATTTCCGAAAAAAGAAACCGAGGCAAACTCGAACTCGGGTCTGCTTTCTATAAATGGAAATTTAATGAGATGGGTGAAAATGTCGCGATAAGTTGGACACTAGATGAAGAGAAGAAGTTTGAGGAGATAATAAAATCGACTCCGTCCTCTTCGGGCAGGAGTTTTTGGGATGAATTAAAGCGCAATTTTAAGAACAAAAGTATGCGGGCTATGGTGAGCTACTATTTCAATGTGTATCTTTTGAGGCGTAGGGCCCACCAGAATCGATCGGATCCAAACAATATAGATAGTGATGATGATGAGCTTGAGAAAATTGAGAATGAAGCAAACAAGAATGAAACGGGTTCGATCTTGTGTTCCCCAAAGAAGGTGCATTTAAATGCTAGATGA
- the LOC111920233 gene encoding AT-rich interactive domain-containing protein 1 isoform X2, whose amino-acid sequence MLRDGKPIDLLTLYLCVREKGGYESVSRYGIWDLVAKEIGFNSSDSAYLKVVYLKYLESLEQWFCKIVKDKDSVNNSDMNFDPRKFFLDVEMKDYNEFVDTSVKKESEVIDLENIVERFDVEENESSKKRKRERYLPLLDWVKRVAKDPCDPAIGIIPERNKWKAYGGEHVWKQVLSAREARLLQLDLDSKAKVIWQKKNHMHPAMYEDRTEKSTSRFSQRLITAKETQSIPPSRKPPTQDSPESSSGSPSDRDRDEEHSFYGCNLKRKRTPLGRSFQAKLPELPEPDYSPDSKWLGTQIWPLQKGETRSSLLELDRIGKGRQDSCGCQFQGSLECVKFHISEKRNRGKLELGSAFYKWKFNEMGENVAISWTLDEEKKFEEIIKSTPSSSGRSFWDELKRNFKNKSMRAMVSYYFNVYLLRRRAHQNRSDPNNIDSDDDELEKIENEANKNETGSILCSPKKVHLNAR is encoded by the exons ATGCTTAGAGATGGTAAACCTATTGATTTGTTGACGCTTTATTTGTGTGTGAGAGAAAAAGGTGGATACGAGAGTGTTTCCAGATATGGGATTTGGGATTTGGTAGCAAAAGAAATCGGGTTCAATTCGAGTGATTCTGCATACTTGAAGGTGGTTTACTTAAAGTATCTTGAGTCATTggaacaatggttttgtaaaattGTTAAAGATAAAGATTCAGTGAATAATTCAGACATGAATTTTGATCCTCGGAAATTCTTTTTGGATGTTGAGATGAAAGATTACAACGAGTTTGTTGATACAAGTGTGAAGAAAGAATCAGAAGTTATAGATTTGGAGAATATTGTTGAAAGATTTGATGTTGAAGAAAATGAGTCGAGTAAAAAGAGGAAAAGAGAAAGATATTTGCCATTGTTGGATTGGGTGAAAAGAGTGGCAAAAGACCCTTGTGACCCTGCAATTGGGATTATACCTGAAAGGAATAAATGGAAGGCTTATGGAGGTGAACATGTTTGGAAACAGGTTTTATCAGCTCGTGAAGCAAGACTTTTGCAACTTGATCTTGATTCCAAGGCTAAAGTTATATGGCAG AAAAAAAATCATATGCATCCGGCAATGTACGAAGACCGAACAGAAAAGTCAACATCAAGATTCAGTCAAAGGCTCATTACAGCTAAAGAAACCCAATCAATCCCCCCTTCAAGAAAACCCCCAACACAAGATTCCCCTGAGTCATCTTCGGGCAGCCCGAGTGACCGTGACCGAGATGAAGAACATTCGTTCTACGGTTGCAACTTAAAGCGAAAACGCACCCCATTAGGCCGCTCATTTCAAGCCAAACTGCCCGAACTGCCCGAACCCGATTACTCACCCGACTCCAAATGGCTGGGCACCCAAATTTGGCCCTTACAAAAAGGCGAAACAAGAAGTAGTTTGCTCGAGCTTGACCGAATCGGAAAGGGCAGGCAAGATTCATGTGGCTGCCAGTTTCAAGGCTCGTTAGAATGCGTAAAGTTTCATATTTCCGAAAAAAGAAACCGAGGCAAACTCGAACTCGGGTCTGCTTTCTATAAATGGAAATTTAATGAGATGGGTGAAAATGTCGCGATAAGTTGGACACTAGATGAAGAGAAGAAGTTTGAGGAGATAATAAAATCGACTCCGTCCTCTTCGGGCAGGAGTTTTTGGGATGAATTAAAGCGCAATTTTAAGAACAAAAGTATGCGGGCTATGGTGAGCTACTATTTCAATGTGTATCTTTTGAGGCGTAGGGCCCACCAGAATCGATCGGATCCAAACAATATAGATAGTGATGATGATGAGCTTGAGAAAATTGAGAATGAAGCAAACAAGAATGAAACGGGTTCGATCTTGTGTTCCCCAAAGAAGGTGCATTTAAATGCTAGATGA